The sequence CTTGGCGTCGAAGCTGGATCAACTACGCGCAATGACAACGGTGGTCGCCGACACGGGCGATCTTGGTGCGGTGGCGCGTCTCAAGCCGGCAGACTGCACGACGAATCCAACGATCGTCCTGAAAGCTATCGACAATCCCGAGTACACGAATATTGTCGAAGAAGCGTTGACATGGGGACGAAAACGGAGCGGCGACGCTGCACGCGTCGCCGCCGCGACTGCCGACCGGCTCGCAGTCTCCGTCGGCGTCGAGCTCTTGCGACTCGTGCCAGGCTTTGTGTCCACCGAGGTGGACGCCAACCTGTCGTTCAATATCGGAGCATTGATCGCGAGGGCGCGCCAGACTATCGACGCCTACAAGCAGCGCGGCGTCGGACCCGATCGCCTGCTGATCAAGCTCGCATCGACGTGGGAGGGAATACGCGCTGCAGAGATCCTCCAAAGCGAGGGTGTCAAGTGCAACATGACGTTGCTGTTGAACCGGGCGCAGGGGATTGCCAGCGCCGAAGCTGGCGCCTTCCTGATCTCGCCGTACGTGGGCCGCATCTACGACTGGCACAAGAAGTCTGGTGGAAAGGACTTCGACGCCGCGGAGGATCCAGGGGTCCGGTCGGTGCGGGACATCTACGGATACTACAAGTCGAACGGCATCGAGACGATCGTCATGGGGGCGTCATTTCGCAACACCGGCCAGATCGAGGCGCTGGCCGGATGCGATCGGCTGGCGATCACGCCAGCCCTCATGGACGCGCTTGCGTCCGAGGGGGGCGAGCTCAAACGCGTCTTGGCGCCCACCGCCGCAGAGCCACGCTCCCTTCGTACGGCGGAAGACGGGATCTGCCACTGGTTCGTGAGCGAAGACGCCGTCGACATAAAACACCTGGACCCCGCGGGTCCGATGGACGAAACAACCTTCCGGTGGATCATGAACGAGGACGCGATGGCGACCGAGAAGCTGTCCGAGGGCATTCGCGAGCTCGCGAACGATCTGAAGACGCTCCGCCGCAGGACCGCAGAACGCCTCCTGTGAGCCCGCGACGTCGCCGCAGCCGACGGCGAACGCAGAGCCGTGATGATCGTGATGCACCACCTGAACAACTCGAGGCCTCAAAGCCTCCCATGGCTGCTCGCGGATCTCGGGCTGCAGTGCGTCCAGCGTATCTCGCCGCGGTCGCGCGCGTCGCTCTCGCGGAGTGAAGGCCGGCGTCAGGCTGCATCGGATTCCCCGATCGCGTCTCCGGTAGCGTGGTGGCCATACGGCAGACCTACTCCTCAGCAAATCTTCGGCGATGCAAACGCTCTTTGCTTCTAGCGTTGCGACCACCGAAACTCCCGAGGGGTCTTACCGAGCAAATGACGGAAATGACGTGCTAGATGACCCTGGTCGAAAAAGCCCACGGCGAACGCAATTTCCGCTAACGGAAGATCCGTCCGAACCAACATCTCCTGGGCGCGCTCAACGCGCTTTTGCGTGAGGTAGACATGCGGCGTCACCCCGGCGGATTGCTTAAACTGTCGTGCAAAATGATGTACTGATAGTCCGGCAACTCCAGCCAGCATCGACAGATCGATAGCTTCGCCCAAATGCACTTCCACGTATTCCCGCACCCGACGCATTGCGCCCGGCGACAATCCGCCCCATGCTTGCTGTGCTGGCGGCAGGGTCGAAACATCAAACGAGCCCAGGCGCGGCCGCGTGTGCAGGTCATGGCTCGTTGGATTGTTTGAGGCAGTCACGGGGCGATCGGGTGGAGTGACAAGCGCGGGCCGAGTATCATTGCTGCCGGCGATCAGTAACCGCACAGAGAAATCGGTCCGGTCGCGGTGCCGGAAAATGTCGACGTTTCGCTCGAAAATCGACCACAAGCTGGTACCTGCCCGTAGTCCAAGATCATCGAGCATAAGGGACGTGCGCGCGAACCGGTTTGCGCCCATGATACGTTGGTTGCTGTCAATTGCCAGCAACATGCCTTGAGCGCCTCTCTCCGGCGGCGCTATGGCGACGATCCACTCTCGACGGAAGTTCTCACGAAAAAATCGCTCTTCTATCGCGCACGCCGATCGCAGTGTGAGCGCACCAGTGAGCGCGTGCGCTCGTTCCGAGAGTTCAGGATCGACGGCAGAGACGTCCAACACTGCAATCAATCCCCCATCAACCCCGAAGATTGGCGCACCAGAGCAGCTCAAGTTGATGTGTCTGGACCTAAAATGCTGGCTTCTGTGAACAGTGACAGGCCGCTCTTCCATGATGCAGGTGCCGATTCCGTTTGTGCCCTCCACCTCCTCGGACCACACGCCGCCGAGCCAAGTTCCCCAGTATTGGAACTCCCTTGCCCGCATTTGTTCGCCGCGATGCGCGACTGCGACGCTGGAGTTATCACAGAGCAAGACGGTATATCCAGCTTCGCGGACAACCCCGTACAATTGATCTATCTCTTGTTGGGCGCTGAAGATGAGCTTATCGAGCGGTTCGCAAAAATTTTTCAGTTCAGCAGGCGTCAGGATACGTGGCGCCTTGCTATCGATTGGATCGAGGCCGTATTTATTTGCTGATCTTTGCCAAGAACTTGATACCGCTTCTATCCCCGGCGGAGGCGTCGCCCCCTCGGCAACAGAACAAACGTGTTCAGCGTGTCCCACAATAGTGCCGAGAGAGCTTGCAGAGCGCTCCGAGAGTCCCATCATCGCACCCGGTTCGCGATGGTAGCTTATAGCATTGGCGCGCGCCGACCAGTTTCAAACTGTGGCGAAACGCGCTGCCGTGGCGAACGGCGCCCTCAAAGCACCGCGATGCCAAAAAGCATTGTCGCACCAGCATCAAGGTACACCGCGCGGAGTGCCCCCGCAATCGCCGCAACGGAACCCAATTAGCAATGGTGATCCCGACGCAACAATAGATCGAAATTCCGGGTAAAAAAGCAAGGGCCTCCGGTCCGGATCAAATCCCTCCAAGAGTGGCTAGACCATTTGTTGCATGCTCAGCCGTCGGACAGATCTTCGCGGTCTTGTGTTCCGCTCCGAACATCCAAAGGAGAACGCCATGATCGACACTGGATATGTGGGCGCCGAGTCAGACAATATTGCTGACGCGACGCAGCGCATTGCGACGATAGTCGCTAACGCTCAGGCCGCTCGGCACTTTCTGGCTCATCGGCCGCCAGACCTAGACGAGGTACGACAAGCGCTCGATTGCATCGTGAGGGACGCTTATCGAGCCAGTGACGTGATCTACCGGATCCGCGGGCTGCGGCCTCTTCAAGGAGGCGCCACCGAAGAAGGTGCGTGTGTAGATCAATGGGGCGATCCGCGACCTGCTCAAGCTGGCGCGTGACGAGGTGACGAGAAACGGCGTATCAGTGCTGACGCACTTCGCAGGGCCCTAGCCGACTGTCCAAGCAGATCGGGTGCAACTACAGCAAGTAATCCTCAATTTGATTATCAACGCTGCGGAGGCGATGAGCGGCATGCGCGAAGAACCACGCATCCGTCGCCGTTCGTCCAGACACACGGCTCGCCCCGCTTGCCGCGGCGGTATCCTGGACAATCCGGCAATGAACCGGCTTGAAATGCCCTTCGGCGACGGCGCGCTCGCAGTCGCCTACTAAAAGCCGCCTCGCCCTGCTCCACACGGAGGTGCCGCAAGAGCTGTCCGGCCAAGGTACGGATCGCGGCTGGCACATGGCGTTTTCGAAGCGTTGTGACGCGATGGAAAATGGGTGATCGCGAAGTTCCCCTTCATGTCTTCCTACGCCGCCCGACACCTCGAGTACGGCGAGCTCCTCGATGGCGGATCGAAGACGGACGGGACGCACGCGCGCACAGCGCTTTTGGACGATGATACCTCCGCCTATCGAATGCATGACCAAAGATAATTTCCATTATCGTCGGCTGCGTCCGATCTTTGGGTCTGCGCCACCACTGTGGCCGCGCTAGCGTAGATCAGCGGAGCGGCTCCAACCGGCCCGACCGCGAACGCGCGTCATGCAGACTGAACTCCGCATGAGGCGACCCGCGCTTCCGCCGCACAGAGGGACTCGCACATGGATGATCACGCGATTATGCCGCGATAAAAAAGTGGACCGCAACCCCGATGACCAATGACAAAAGCGACAAAACCTTCCATCCGAACCGTCGGGGCTTTCTCGGCGTTGCCGCTGCCGCGGGCGCCGCTTCGCTGGCTCCGGGTGTCCTGATAGGAACCGCGGCGACAACCACGGCGCTCGCGGAAGTATCCGAACCCGCCTCCTCCCAATCCGTGGATGCTTCCGCGAGTACTGTCGCTGCCAAGTTGCCGTCGCCAGTGCCCGGCTATCTGCCATTCGGCCCGGACGAAGCCGGCTTCGTCGAGGTGATGGTGAACGTGATGTGTCCTGCGGATACGCTGACACCCGGCGGCGTCGATTGCGGTCTTGCAGCCTACATCGACCGACAACTGGCAGGCGGTTTCGGTAAGGGCGCGCGCCTCTATATGCGCGGCCCCTGGCGAGAGGGTAAGCCTGAACTGGGCTATCAATTGCCACTCACACCCGAGCAGTTTTTCAAGGCGGGCCTCGCTGCCGCGGATGCGGCCTGCCAGAAACTCAATGGCAAGGCCTTTAGTGAATTAGATGAGAGTGGTGCCGACCGATTTCTCCATGAAATTGCCAACGGCAAGGTGACAGACGAGCGCGTCCAGCTCGCCTCGTGGTTCAACGAACTCGTCTATCCGCTATTTGAACAAGCTTGTTTCGCCGATCCCGTTTACGGCGGCAATGTCGGCAAGGTTTTTTGGAAGGCGATCGGCTATCCAGGTCTCCCCGCGGTTCATTCCCAGGACATGGTCGATTTCCGTGGCAAGCCCTTCCCGGGTGCCGCCGATCCGAAATCCATCGCCGACTTCGCCTAAGGGAAACAATCATGCCTACACGCTTGAAACATCGCACCGTCGTTTTCGTTGGCGGAGGATTCACGGCGGCGCTGGCTGCTCGCCAGTTGACGGCCAAGGGCGTCGATGTCGTCGTCCTTGAACGGGGAATCGACCGCACCCACACCGCCGCAACAAGCTTGCCGTCGCAGCGCGACGAGCTGCGCTGGGACGTGCATGGTGACCTCTTTCAGGATTGGTCAGTCCAGACCTACACGCTTCGCCATAATGGCGGCGAAACGGCGCTGCCGATACGACGTCTCCAGGCGTTCAAACCCGGCGAAGGAATGGGCGGTGCGGCCAATCACTGGAACGGGCAGACCTGGCGCTGGAGCGAGTCTGACCCTGTTTTGCGTACCCACCTTGAGAACCGTTATGGAAAGAAGGCCATTCCAGCTGAAATGGCGATCCAGGATTGGGGCGTCACCTATGCAGAGATGGAGCCCTATCATGATCAGTTCGAAAAGCTGTTCGGCATTGCCGGCAAGGCAGGAAATCTGCGTGGCAAGGTGCAGGAGGGCGGAAATCCGTTCGAGGCACCACGGCAGAACGAGTTTCCGCAAAACGCTCTGCCTATCACCGAAGCGGGCGTGATCTTCAGCGAGGCAACCAAGAAGCTAGGCTACAACCCTTTTCCCATGCCGGCGGCGAATTCGCCGGAGGCCTACACCAATCCCGATGGTATGCAGCTTGGTCAGTGCCAGTTCTGCGGCCATTGCGAGCGCTTCATCTGCGAAGCCAATGCCAAGGCTAGCCCCGAAGTTCTGCTCTATCCGATGCTGAGAAAGCGCAAGAGCTTCGACTTGCGTCTGCAAACGCATGTTCTCGATATTCTTTATGATCGTAAGGCACAACGCGTGAGAGGCGTTCGCTACATCGATCGCGTAACCGGCGAGGAGTACGAACAGCCGGCCGACGTCGTCGTACTTTCTTCCTTCACGATGTCGAATACCAAGTTTCTGCTGATGGCGGGGATTGGGACGCCTTACAATCCCAAGACTGGTCACGGGCTGGTCGGCAAGAGTTTCTGCCACCAGACGATGTTCGGCACGCGTGTCTTCTTCAAGGACCGCTGGATCAACCCGTTCCTGGCGTCCGGTGCGTCACAGACCGTGATCGACGAGTTCAACGGGGACAATTTCGACCACAGCGGTCTTGGCTTCTTCGGAGGCGGCTACATCTACGCCAACGTGACGAACGGACG is a genomic window of Bradyrhizobium sp. CB1717 containing:
- a CDS encoding helix-turn-helix domain-containing protein, whose protein sequence is MMGLSERSASSLGTIVGHAEHVCSVAEGATPPPGIEAVSSSWQRSANKYGLDPIDSKAPRILTPAELKNFCEPLDKLIFSAQQEIDQLYGVVREAGYTVLLCDNSSVAVAHRGEQMRAREFQYWGTWLGGVWSEEVEGTNGIGTCIMEERPVTVHRSQHFRSRHINLSCSGAPIFGVDGGLIAVLDVSAVDPELSERAHALTGALTLRSACAIEERFFRENFRREWIVAIAPPERGAQGMLLAIDSNQRIMGANRFARTSLMLDDLGLRAGTSLWSIFERNVDIFRHRDRTDFSVRLLIAGSNDTRPALVTPPDRPVTASNNPTSHDLHTRPRLGSFDVSTLPPAQQAWGGLSPGAMRRVREYVEVHLGEAIDLSMLAGVAGLSVHHFARQFKQSAGVTPHVYLTQKRVERAQEMLVRTDLPLAEIAFAVGFFDQGHLARHFRHLLGKTPREFRWSQR
- a CDS encoding GMC family oxidoreductase, with the translated sequence MPTRLKHRTVVFVGGGFTAALAARQLTAKGVDVVVLERGIDRTHTAATSLPSQRDELRWDVHGDLFQDWSVQTYTLRHNGGETALPIRRLQAFKPGEGMGGAANHWNGQTWRWSESDPVLRTHLENRYGKKAIPAEMAIQDWGVTYAEMEPYHDQFEKLFGIAGKAGNLRGKVQEGGNPFEAPRQNEFPQNALPITEAGVIFSEATKKLGYNPFPMPAANSPEAYTNPDGMQLGQCQFCGHCERFICEANAKASPEVLLYPMLRKRKSFDLRLQTHVLDILYDRKAQRVRGVRYIDRVTGEEYEQPADVVVLSSFTMSNTKFLLMAGIGTPYNPKTGHGLVGKSFCHQTMFGTRVFFKDRWINPFLASGASQTVIDEFNGDNFDHSGLGFFGGGYIYANVTNGRPITSRAVPPGTPKWGAEWKKANADWYAHNFSITAHGSWYPHRENYVDLDPTYVDAYGQPLLRMTFDVRENEREMSVYLSKKIDEIAKATGADIAPPTAPRKGPYDSRVYQTTHVTGGTIMGSDPATSVVSPHLQHWDAQNLFVVGASVYPFNAGYNPTGPLGALALRLGDDLNDYVARPRHL
- a CDS encoding transaldolase — protein: MASKLDQLRAMTTVVADTGDLGAVARLKPADCTTNPTIVLKAIDNPEYTNIVEEALTWGRKRSGDAARVAAATADRLAVSVGVELLRLVPGFVSTEVDANLSFNIGALIARARQTIDAYKQRGVGPDRLLIKLASTWEGIRAAEILQSEGVKCNMTLLLNRAQGIASAEAGAFLISPYVGRIYDWHKKSGGKDFDAAEDPGVRSVRDIYGYYKSNGIETIVMGASFRNTGQIEALAGCDRLAITPALMDALASEGGELKRVLAPTAAEPRSLRTAEDGICHWFVSEDAVDIKHLDPAGPMDETTFRWIMNEDAMATEKLSEGIRELANDLKTLRRRTAERLL
- a CDS encoding gluconate 2-dehydrogenase subunit 3 family protein, whose product is MTNDKSDKTFHPNRRGFLGVAAAAGAASLAPGVLIGTAATTTALAEVSEPASSQSVDASASTVAAKLPSPVPGYLPFGPDEAGFVEVMVNVMCPADTLTPGGVDCGLAAYIDRQLAGGFGKGARLYMRGPWREGKPELGYQLPLTPEQFFKAGLAAADAACQKLNGKAFSELDESGADRFLHEIANGKVTDERVQLASWFNELVYPLFEQACFADPVYGGNVGKVFWKAIGYPGLPAVHSQDMVDFRGKPFPGAADPKSIADFA